AAGGAAGCTTGACTTTTCAAAGGGGCTCCATCCTCTAAAGGTCGGGGTAGCAAAGGGCTTTGTATACTCTAAAGCTATTGCGGACTATCAGAAAAGATATCCTGATTTAACTTCCGTTGTCTCAACTACCTCAGCAGTTGGACAACTTCTAAAGATGATTGATGCTGGACGTATCGATTTAATGACAGATAACCATGAAGTTTTGGTATTTTGGAGAGATTACTACAAATTAAAAGGAATAGAGATAGCCACAGCACCTAGTTACTTATCTTATCAGAAGGAAATATTTCTGGCGTTCACAAGTAGTGATAAGGGGCGAAAGTTGAGAGATAGGTTTAATGAGAAACTATTGAAAATGAAGGAAAATGGTGAGTTACAAAAATTAAAAGATCGTTATTCAATAAGATAAAAAAAGGCCTACTTTCGTAGGCCTTAATTATTTAGAATCCGTGGATTATAAAATCATCATCTCTATCATTTGGTGTTTCTCTTGCAACACAAGCGTCTGAACTTCTTGAGTTTCTTACCGCTCTCGCACACATTGTCGCTGCTTCTTGGCAAGCTTGTCTCTTAAGGTCTTCTGATCTTCTACCTGTTGCAGATCCAGTGTGTACTCTTACAACACGACCCATTCTTCTATCTACTTGTTCTACACGACAAGTTTTTGTTACTAGGTCTCTGTCATGTCCACCTCGTCTTGACATTGCACAGTATGCTCTTGGCATTCTTCCGTTTCTTTGTTGATCACGTAGTTCTCTCTCACACTGTCTTCTTGCATCATCACATGAATCGTACCCTCTTCCTCTGAAAACTTGAACAACGTTACCGTTTGCTCTTGTTAGTTCATACTCACAAGTTCTTGGTGTTGGTCTTGGTGGGTAAGGGTTTGGATTAGAAAATCTATCTACTTCACAGAATGCACCGTAGAAGTTCCTATCGTATTCAAGTCTTACTTTTTCATAGTTACATGATCTAAGGGCCTCTCGGCATGCTTCTTGTTGGTTATATCCAAACTCTGAGAAGCTTCTTAGGTATCCACCAAATCTATCTTTTAAAGTCGCTGAACAATAGTCTGCGCTTGCACTTAGTGATAAAAAAAGAACTACTAATGTTAATAAACCTTTCATAAAAAACTCCCTCCCAGAATGTATTTTTATTTCTTAATTCAGTTTTAAAAAACTCTCTTTAATTGTTCAATTTAGTTTTTTTTTATTGTTGAAAAAAACCATGAATGTAAGCTTTTGTAGGAAAACTTACACTTTGAGTGTGTAATACCTACATATCTCGTGGTTTTTGGTAACAATTTGCCCCTTAAATAAGATGATTTTTATAAGCTTTGGCCGGTTTTCTATATGCCGATAGGGGAGATATGAATGGACCTTACGAAATCCCCATTGATTATGAACTTCTCTACAATATTGCCAAATCTCGCGAGTTTGAAAACTTTACGGTCGATGGAAGTGGTGTTGTCTATCGTGGGATCGTGCCACAGATTGTGACACCTATTTCTAATTATGATGATTTTAAACTTATCAATGAGTCTTTTAAATATAACGGACTTATTCAAAGAGAATGTCTAATCGTCAAAGTGATTTGCGAAACGGGAGATCTCTTTTCGTCAAATATTATAACAGGCAAGAAGCGTTCTGTTTCAAGTTATGAAGAAATCAAAGCACTCATTGATAAACTAAGTCTTGAGGCAAAGCGAGTGGGTCACACGGTGACTGATGTGGAGCTTATTCATACTCACTTAACAAAGCAGTTTGTTCTTATTTCTGCTGATGATCATATTGACAAGATTTCTATTAATCCACTTTCTGATAGTGATATTGATTTGGTGATGAAGCTGAAGCAGTATATAAAGGCCCGCATTTCTATACGGGCCCTAACTAAAGATGGAATTTGTTTTACAGCAGTTGCTTAAGAGAGAAGGTTTAAAACTCTTTCTTTTCCAATTGTTCTAATGAATCCAGCAAGCTTAGGTCCCTTCTCGCGAGAGATAAGAAGTTGATATATTGGAGAGAACACATCTGCCGGGTTTAGCTCTAGAGAGTGCATAATTTCATACATCTTCTCATGAAGAGCTGTATCGCTATCAATTGAATCCCAGTTTGCACTTAGGTAATCGTTTAGTTTGGCAATATAGTTTTTTGCATCATCAGAAATCTCAATTGAAGGTTTTTCTTTGTTGATAGCAAATTTAAAATCCTCTGGCGCATTATTTTCAAGCCAGTAAAGAGCACATTCAGATCTCTCTTTGAATCTTCTTTCATCACGGTCATTTTTAATTTCACTCGCGTAAGCCTCACGCGCTTTAGATATATCACCGTCGTTAATTTGAAGAACATTACAAAGATGTCTAAATGATGGTTGAATTGGACATGTCGCAGGCATCTCACCAATTTGAGAAAGCTCAAGAACTCTCTTGGCCATGGCAACTTTCTTTTCATTACCTTCTTCAACACCAAAAGCTAGTCTCTCTTGGCGATCGTAGTCTTCATATGTTTTTAAAACATCAAGATCAAAGGATACTGCGAAGTCTACGTTTGTCTTATAGCTTGCAAAAATCCAACGAATCATTTCTGGTTCGTATACTTTTAAAACATCGTTTACCGTTACAAGGTTACCTTTTGATGAAGACATTTTCCCACCAAGACCTTTAATTGAAACGAAATCATATTGGAGATAAACAGGAGTTTTCCAATCAAAGATTTTTACGATTTCTTTTG
The nucleotide sequence above comes from Bacteriovorax sp. Seq25_V. Encoded proteins:
- a CDS encoding ABC transporter substrate-binding protein; this encodes MWKTILFSSLLSNFSYGSAGRIKFIYDNYCPWSCLVKDGDQHSGFAVDLVKMIYAGDWQIDFSSSSFQRAIKEVESGRSDIIPAVYKNNDRNLIYSLPISTTNISVAIKSDNIRKLDFSKGLHPLKVGVAKGFVYSKAIADYQKRYPDLTSVVSTTSAVGQLLKMIDAGRIDLMTDNHEVLVFWRDYYKLKGIEIATAPSYLSYQKEIFLAFTSSDKGRKLRDRFNEKLLKMKENGELQKLKDRYSIR
- the lysS gene encoding lysine--tRNA ligase, giving the protein MSNNNQTNLIHWADMTADRIIKQIGDKDEYVVASGITPSGTVHFGNFREVITTDLVARGLRARGKKVRFIFSWDDYDTFRKVPANLPKQDELKKYMFQPIVDTPDPYEEHESYAAHHEHSFESQLAKVGVQVEPIYQAKKYRAGDYKAQIKHALNSRDKIRDILNQYRSTPYGDEYYPISVYCEKNKTDETTILSWDGEKMIKYRHNPTGYEGEIDLETTSLVKLPWRVDWPMRWAFEKVDFEPGGKDHSSQGGSYTTAKEIVKIFDWKTPVYLQYDFVSIKGLGGKMSSSKGNLVTVNDVLKVYEPEMIRWIFASYKTNVDFAVSFDLDVLKTYEDYDRQERLAFGVEEGNEKKVAMAKRVLELSQIGEMPATCPIQPSFRHLCNVLQINDGDISKAREAYASEIKNDRDERRFKERSECALYWLENNAPEDFKFAINKEKPSIEISDDAKNYIAKLNDYLSANWDSIDSDTALHEKMYEIMHSLELNPADVFSPIYQLLISREKGPKLAGFIRTIGKERVLNLLS